From the genome of Numenius arquata unplaced genomic scaffold, bNumArq3.hap1.1 HAP1_SCAFFOLD_45, whole genome shotgun sequence:
gagcagataattggaggctgtgattgcaggtaggcaaaggcagagtgcaggtggctgtaatgctgaggaaagcctggctttgtctgaggaagcagaaaggccaagccctcacccccaggccctggcaaggcagatcctgcccctcacttgtggctcagggctcttcctgggggcagtgggatgtgggggtgagcagtgcccagggcaggaaaattctgtgacacctcctggcctcccaaagaaggggcgaggatgaaacaaagtcccaagattcaaaagaatcgtagactcatagaatcatttaggatgggaaggacctttacggtcattgagtccctcacgctcccatgtccacacctaaactacatccctatgtgccccatctacacatcttataaacacctccagggatggtgtctcagccacttccctgggcagcctgttccagcacttgacaaactcttcagtgaagacattttttctaatatgcaatctatatctcccctcgtgtaacttgcagccatttcctcgtgtcctaacactacttacttgggaagggagactaacaccaacctcgttataacctcctttcagtagttgtagagagtgacaaggtgctcagcctccttttctccagactgaacaaccccagttccctcagccgctcctcacaagacttgttctccagacccctcaccagctttgttgatctttgggaatgctccaggacctccacgtctttctcgtagtgaggagcccaaacctggacatagcactcaagatggggcctcaccagttctgagcacaggagagacaatcacttccctagtcctgctggccacactgttcctgatacaggcagggatgctgttggcctccttggccaccttggcacactgctggctcatatccagccagctgtcgacaaacacccccaggtccttttccgtggggcagctccagccactcttcctgcctcttgtggcgtccatggggttgctgtgacccaagtgcaggacttgggacttggccttgttgaacctcataccattggcctcagcccattgatccagcctgtccagatccttctgtacagacagcctaacctccagcagatcaacgctcccacccaacttggtgtcatctgcaaccttactgagggtgcagttgatccttttatccatatcactgataaggatattaaagtgaactggccccagtaccaagccctggggaacaccactcgtgacaagccaccaactggattgaactccattcaccaccactctctgggccacaccctccagccaggttttttcccagcaaagcatacacctatccaagccataagcaccagttccttcaggagaatgctgtgggggatggtgtcaaaggccttactaaaatccaggtagacaacatccacagcctttccctcatccaccaagcgggtttccttgtcatagaaggagatcaggtttgtcaagcaggacctgcctttcacaaacccatgctgactgggcctggttgtcctttccatgcagcttgatggcactcaggatggtcttctccataacattcccaggcactgaggtcagactgacaggcctggagttccccggatcttccttgttgctcttcttgtagatgggcaccacatttgcttacctctggtcaactgggacctccccgttcagccaggactgctgatacatgatggatagtgactcagtgagcacttccaccagctcccacactacccttgggtggatcccatccagagccatacactcgtgtacctctaagggctgtagctggtcactaactgtttccccttggattatggaggcttcactctgctccccttacctgccttgcagcccaggggtctgggtacctggaggacaactggtcttactgaggccaagaaggcattaagtacctcagccttttctcatccttgggcaccatgtttccccctgcatccaataaaggatggagattgtccttagccctcttttagttcctaatgtatttatagaaactttttaattgtcttttaaggcaatatccaggttaagttccagttgggttttggccattctacttttctccctgcataaccttacgacatccttgtagtcctctggagttactcgccccttcttccaaaggtcataaattctggtttttttcctgagttccagacaaagctctctgtttggccaggccagtcttcttccctgccggttcgtcttttggcacgtggtgatggcctgctcctgtgcctttaagatttcctttctgaagaattgccatccttcctgggcctcttttgcacgtcaagagagccatccaaggacaaccaggtctttaaacataccaaatctgccctccagaagtcaaagggagaggtttttctaacccccctccttatttctccgagaaataaaaactctatcatttcatgattgctgcctccaagacggctgccaaccaccaggtcactcacaagtccttctctactggaaaacaacaggtccagtggggcgcctttcctacctagttggatcactcatcaggtgtgtcaggaaggcctcttccacacactccaggaacctgcaagactgttttctctctgctctattgtctttacagccaacatttggcacgttgaagtcatccacgagaacaagggccagcgattgtgagacttctcccagctgctgacagactatttagtctgcctctcgatcctggttgggtggtctataacagactcccaccgtgatacctgccttgttggcctttcccctcattcttacccataaacactcaaccttttcatcaccattgtcaagctctagacagttaaaacactccctaacatccagggacaccccaccacctctccttccttgcctgtcccttctgtagggtttatagccatcccttgcagcaccccagtcgtgcgagtcatcccaccacgtttccgttatggcgacgatgttgtagtcttccatctgcataagagcttccaactcctgtttgttgccccgatgctgtgggcgttagtgtagatgcacttcagttgggctattgatcccgctacttttcttggagggagaagccctaattcctgcaGGAGAGTTTTCAAGCACTTCCGTGATTTCTAACATttcaacaaccctgtggagccatgggcttgcttttctttcataataaacaatcccaggcagtgctacaggcttggggaagagtggctggaaagctgcccagcagaaaaggacctggggatgttggtggacagccaacttaacatgagccagcagtgtgcccaggtggccaagaaggccaacggcatcctggcctgtatcaggaatagtgtggccagcaggagtggtgaagtgatggtgcctctgtactgggcactggtgaggcctcacctcgagtgctgtgttcagttctgggcccctcactacaggaaggacattgagctgctggagcgtgtccagaggagagccaccaagctggtgaggggtctggagaacaagtcatacgaggagaggctgagggaactgggcatgtttagtttggagaagaggaggctgaggggagacctcattgccctctacaactccctgaaaggagggtgtagagaggtgggtgttggcctcttctcccaagggaataatggcaggagcagaggacatggtctgaagttggggcaggggaggtttaggttagatattaggaagaattacttgagtgagagagtggtcaggcactggaacagcctgcccagggaggtggtggagtcaccatccctggaggaatttaagaaacatgtagatgtggcacttcaaggcatgcttCAGGGGCTGAGATTGTAAGGGGTTTATTTCCGTGtgcgtgtatggttggactcggtgatctcagaggtcctttccaaccatgatgattgtgtgattctttgcatggggacggggttcctgtgctgtccatggcaggtgcaggcagttgtgctgcagagccctggcacctcccacagcaccacaggcctgaaTTGGTGACTGAAATTAAGATTCAGCTGCACTGAATTAGGTGAGGCAATGAAGGGATGCACAGGAGACAACTGCCAGACAGAGAGAGACtcagctgtccctgtgccacacgACCCCACGAGGTCAGCTGAatccctctctgggctgccctggacatcaGGACAGttacaggttcacttctcctacagGTGGGCACCTTGTGTCGTTTAAGTTTGGCAAAGGAATTTCCCACCCTCAatcaatcccttccctcagcaatggcagatgagatcattccctgtccctgtctgggtGTCCTCTCTGAAGATGGGACAATGATCAGGTGACCCATGGGCCTCCCTCTTTTTGTAATGGGAGAAATGACAGTGCAGGAAAGAAGTGTCTGTCCCCAGCTGAGAGACTGAAAACAAGTGATTgcctcagcctgtttcacagcaggttcccctggagccccagggacacctcaaggaattccagaggggccagaggaagcgctgccttgggctgttgctctgctgctgagctgggccgggctcctgggatggagggagctcctggccatggggcagcgcatcagagagacagctctgcccaggagcagctcctctgccaagcgcagcagggctgagggcactgcctgcaggcaccgaggggagtgaggtacagagaggatagaggcagtctggggagtggggggacggttctgagcttgttcatggagaaatcttcacatctttTGACACAGTAAGTCTCTGGCTGTAGGGACATTAAGATGACTATCTTGGAGAGGTGTTCTAGAGCTGACACATTACATGACTGATAGGACCTCTCAGGATGGCTCTCCTGGTTTCTttggtgtggagaaggaggatgtgctccagagcagggcttcaaTGCCACACCATCACGgggacaaggattgaaggctgccttctgccggggacagccgagagggtgtgaagctgggagtgcatccaggggtgcccagggctgtcctgcagagcagggtccctgcaccccaggggtctgtgtgccaggacagggactttgctgcctgccagggtcagctctcagcctgcccggggagctccccatggagcatctgtggggagaagctggagtggaaggagtgaccccTGTCAGTAAAAGATCCTACTTCATTCACGAGGGCTATCAGGGATGTCCTACTgcgtgggacagggctgctgagagctccagatcacccccaggacattggcagaggcagcatttcaagaggaagggcaaggcaggggctccattaaagacgaagacttttcatttttctgtgctgtcagctttctcccaagggaaaagggaaaggagctctcactgaactgagggatcagcagatctgccagaaacctcataccgtgccttcccccactcctctccctgcagacagcagcagcatcacctttgcctgcagcatcaggctttacctcatctactgctcaggagccacaaacagggagatgtccctgggcagtgccctgctgccaggaggggtctgcagggcagagctgagcacagggtgggtgggggtctctgggagcagtgacagggagagacctggggacagagagacagctcccagcagggacagccccaggcagcagagagccaggccgcccctctgcatccctctctgctcagctgcacagggaaagggacaacagacgggagaaatggacttggaacctggactctcccacactcacaaaaggccgttttcttcctcaaggacggtgtcagggagaccattctcccacggagagaggtgtaagcacaggacacctgggtggtgaccagcaggtactggtgtgcagagcagctctcctggctctgccccagggcacagagagccttTTTGTCAcccagggatcagcagtgtcCAGGCTAAAGAcaacgggaaggagagggatATCCGCCCCTGCAAAGGAcgtgccctcactcagcagcacacacctgagctcacagtcaatttggcgggattttttttggaaaacagcacaggacagggtcaaagaagtcggtcataacttgtcaatgtcttCTTCTCTTTCAACAGTCCCCCATGTGTAGGGTGaacaaatgcccaacagcagctccatcacccagttcctcctcctggcattcgcagacacacgggagctgcagctcttgcacttcgggctcttcctgggcatctacctggctgccctcctgggaaacggcctcatcatcactgccatcgcctgtgaccaccgcctccacacccccatgtacttcttcctcctcaacctctccgttcttgacctgggatccatctccaccactgtccccaaagccatggccaattctctctgggacactagggccatctcctaccgggggtgtgctgcacagctatttctgtttgtcttcttgatgtcagcagagttttatcttctcactgtcatggcctacgaccgctacgttgccatctgccaacccctgcactacgggaccctcctgggcagcagagcttgtgtccacatggcagcagctgcctggggcagtgggtttctcaatgctctcctgcacacggccaatacattttccctacccctctgccagggcaatgtcctggaccagttcttctgtgaaatcccccagatcctcaagctctcctgctcacactcctacctcagggaagttgggcttcttgtggtcagtgtctgtttatcatttggttgttttgtgttcattgtggtgtcctatgtgcagatcttcagggccgtgctgaggatcccctctgagcagggacggcacaaagccttttccacgtgcctccctcacctggccgtggtctccctgtttatcagcacttcattttttgcccacctgaagcccccctccatctcctcccaagttctagacctggtggtggctgttctgtactcagtggtgcctccagcagtgaaccccctcatctacagcatgaggaaccaggagctcaaaggtgcagtgtggaaactgatgaccagatgattttctgaaacaataagctgttttcttctacaaatcactgttaacgtaactcattatatgtcaagctcatgtactgtagtttatgttagttttaattctgtgtttaggcctttgtttggtttttgttgttgtttttttcttttttgctttactttgtataatgttttctaccaaaaaaaccaacttgttttgctgtttcgaattatgcatttttccaaatttgtgaaatctacatactgtataaatgaggacctgctctctctgtgtattaaaataaaatatagaaccatccagcaacctgttgcccgaaatccttcttctcaggctttcactggagctgcagggcaatgcctgtgagcagaggtggaggggaaagagtccgagcacagcagctctgtcagcgagcaccaaccttggtcttttccaatttgttctctttccacacccacactctccttctgagcccttgccttgctatggagcccgagtgctctggcagctcatcctcctgctgtgtggcagccctggaccacaggccaggacaggcactgggcaattcccttccagagctgaactccctaacagcacctccatcatatcagagactcctca
Proteins encoded in this window:
- the LOC141478853 gene encoding olfactory receptor 14J1-like, producing MAYDRYVAICQPLHYGTLLGSRACVHMAAAAWGSGFLNALLHTANTFSLPLCQGNVLDQFFCEIPQILKLSCSHSYLREVGLLVVSVCLSFGCFVFIVVSYVQIFRAVLRIPSEQGRHKAFSTCLPHLAVVSLFISTSFFAHLKPPSISSQVLDLVVAVLYSVVPPAVNPLIYSMRNQELKGAVWKLMTR